aacttttcgccctttcatatatatatatatatatatatatatatatatatatatatatatatatatatatatgtatatatatatatatataatggggccgcggtggccgaatggttagagcgtcggactcaagactgtcacgacggcaatctgagttcgagggttcgagtcaccggccggcgcgttgtttcccttgggcaagaaacttcaccccgattgcctgcctagccattgagtggccaagccagctcaagtcagtgccgggtaaatagagatggtgactcgataaaaacaccgggcggaaggcaatggcaaaccaccgctctaaattgctaagaaaaaaatcatggaagcccatgatcgtcaaggccgcggtggccgaatggttagagcgtcggactctaaactgtcacgacagcaatccgaattcgagggttcgagtcaccgaccgccgcgttgttcccttgggcaaggaacttcaccttgattgcctacctagccactgggtggccaagccagcccaagtcaagtgctggtcccaagcccggataaatagagagaatgattacctaaaaaggtaccaccggcactctccgtggaaaggaactggggaccctaccacgtactcactccaagagcatcacaacatgaagactacaattaagtatcatgctgtgaccacggcggctcagacatgaacctaccgttaaaagaagaatatatatatataatatatatatatatatatatatatatatatatatatatatatatatatatatatatatatatatatatatagtatatatatatatactatattatatatatatatatatatatatatatatatatatatatatatatatatatatatatatatatatatatatatatatatatatatatatataaatatacttatataaatatatatatatatatatatatatatatatatatatatatatatatatatatatatatatatataccgtcccAACACCAACTTGATATGAATGTAAACATCCTAGCCCCCGTCGTGGGATTCAGAAGTATTCACATTAGAAAATGGAAAGGGATGCTAGTCCTGATAGTGAATGTAACGAGGAGGCAGTTTTTACTCACCCTGGTTTTGCATAACTGAAGAAGATAAAGGGAATAACACTGTCAAAATGATTTGATATTATGcagaatataaacatacatacatgcatatatatatatatatatatatatatatatatatatatatatatatatatatatatatatatatatgtatgtatatatatatatatatatatatatatatatatatatatatatatatatatatatatgtatatatatatatataatatatatatatataaatatatatatatatatatatatatatatatatatatatatatatatatatatatatatatatatatatatatcatatattattagatttattgttCTCTTGAAGATAAATACTATCAACTTATAACTGTATTATGACCATTCTGGACGTTTGAAGAGCGTTCTACttgcctttgttattttcattctagaCCTATAGTTGATGTCCTTCTAAACTGTCAATCTGTGCCTTTCCTGCCCCAGCTAACCTGTCGCCCTGGCAGGTACCCGAGCCCCGGCACCGTGCCCGAGGAGCTCTCAGCAGACTGGCTCTACCAGGAACTGGCTGCCCGGTGGTCGGAGCTGCTACCGTCGCTCGACAACTCTACAGTGCTACACGCTGCGTTTTACTCTGTCCTGGTCAAGCCCGGCCTCAGGATCATCGCGTTCAACTCCCTCTTTGGCTACACCCCCAACGTGTGAGTCTGGTGCTTCGGGTCTTCAATAGGAACAGTTGGTCGCTTGGCGGCTTCCTTCtgaagggaacgaggggagccgtGGAGGTAATTGGGGACAGGCGTCCTCAGACACTTTAGACATTTCAGACACGGCATGAGGAACAAGAATGGGAACGGAAATGGGAATCTTTTAGGAAGCATAATATGTGATTatcacaataaggataatgataaccaaCTTGACCAAATGTCCCAtgccattattttatcattttactgatATGCTTTTCTGTCTGATTTGCTTATCATTAACTGGAAAATCAATTTCTCTAATAACTTCCTAATTCATTTAGTTCATCATTCTTATCTCggaattattcatatttatatttatttattcattcatattagtGTAATTTCTACCTTGTGTGAAGAAGTGCTAAATcagatgcaacacacacacacatatctatctatctatctatctatctatctatctatctatctatatatatatatatatatgtatatatatatgtatatatatatatatatatatatatatatatatatatatatatatatatatatatttgtatgtatgtatatatatatatgtgtgtgtgtgtgtgcgtgtgtgtatgtgttaagcCAGGTGATGCCCTCTTTCAGGTGGCTCGTACAGGACTCTCAGGACCCCGCGGGAGTGCTGGCCTGGCTCGAGGAGGAGCTGTGGAAGGCAGAGGGCGCGGGGGAGCTGGTCCACCTTCTGGGCCACGTGCCGCCGGGAATCCTGGCCGCGGAAAGGACCTGGTCAAGGGAGTATAACAGGATCGTTGtcaggtgagggaaggagaagagagggcgtCGGGGCgggaagagggacggggaggggcggagaggaagggtgagagggtagtaaaaggaggagacagggtaggtaggagagggagagaagagtaggagagaaaggatggagggagaagatgaagatgagagggagacgtaggagaaggggaaaaaaggaactaGGAAGACAGGGAAGAgcaaaaagggggagggtagaggaaggtagaagagggaaggaagagaggaagtaaaaaaaaaaaaatgagatagaaggcaaagaaacggaagaaaataCGGGGCGGGAGGTGAAAACGGAGAGGGACACCTGGCTAAAGAGGAACTAGAATGAAAAGGAGCAGAGAGAAGACGGGGGAAGCAGAGGGAGCTAATGAAatgaaggggagacggaggggaataatagggagtgggtgaaggagggagagagggagcgagagagagtgaaggaggaagggagaaataaggatggagagagggagggagggatagggaaagaagaagagagtgaagaataaggagggagggagagatagggaaggaagaaggaaaggaagaaggtaggGAGGGTTAAAGTAGGAGGGCGGGAGCGAGTGTTAAGAGTAGGAGGACAGGAGGGAAAGTTAGagtaggagggcgggagggagggagggagggagtgatggcaatgatgatatgataatgataataacagtaatcattgaaataacaatatcagtgataatgctaTCTTCATCACTGTTAACTTTTATAACCagtgaattatataaaaataaattataatgaaaaaaacagccTCCTTGCACGAAAGCGCCCGTGAAGGCTGGTGCCCGAGGCAGAGGGAGGTGCCCTAACGCGTCTTTCGCAGGTACGAGAACGTGATTCGCGGCCAGTTCTTCGGGCACACGCACTTCGACGAGTTCGAGGTCTTCCATGACGGCGAGCGCCCCGTCGGCGTGGCCTACGTGGCGCCGAGCCAGACGCCGTGGTATGACCTCAACCCCGCCTACAGAGTCTACCACGTGGACGGGGACAGGCCGGGCACCACCAGGGTGAGGGCCTTTGCTCTGAATGCCTCTCTGTTGCagttactctgtctctctctgtctgctctgcatctctctctctttctctctctctctctctctcacacacattttgGACAGACTCGTTTTATAATTAATCTGGACCTGagcaggaaaaaagaaagtaaaacgaAACCGTCTGATATTTTCTCGAGCCGAGGCACGACACACGCATTTTGaaacttctcttttttccactctctGTTGTCTGATCACGGAAGAGTTTCTCTTGCCTGAAGTCATTTCCTCCACTGAATCACGCCTCCACGCAGCTCGTTCTGGACCACGAGACGTACGTCCTGAACTTGACGGAGGCGCAGGCAAGCAGCGAGGCTCACTGGGAGCGCCTCTACTCGGCCAGGGACGCGTACGGAATGGCCGCCCTCACGCCCGCCGATTGGCAGGACCTGGCGGAGCGCATGGCGGCCGACAGGAGCCTCTTCGACGTCTACTACAAGTAGGGAACGGTGCTCTTAAATGAAATGAACgaattaaaatttacttttgtgtgcgtgctttaaatgtatatataactgcataGCAACGCTGTCTCTTCCAGGCACTTCGTCAGCGCCGGGGACCCGTACATGGCCCTGGGCTGCGACGACCAGTGCTACCAGCAGCGCCTTTGCGACGTCGTCAGCTCCGACAGGAATGACCTGGACCACTGCTTGAAACTACTGACGAGAATGCAGAAAGGACGACAACAGACGTCCGGCGAATTCGAGTTCTCATAGCAGTTCTCGTCTCTAGCGTCGACGCTGCGGTGCTGCTGGATTAGTTGCGTAGTATTTGATCAGCAATAAACTGTGAAAAACAGGATTTTAATTTTACTTGGAAAAAAGCCaagcacatacatgtgtgtgcatggatacattatacatatgtataaacacacacatatat
The Penaeus monodon isolate SGIC_2016 unplaced genomic scaffold, NSTDA_Pmon_1 PmonScaffold_96, whole genome shotgun sequence genome window above contains:
- the LOC119572089 gene encoding LOW QUALITY PROTEIN: sphingomyelin phosphodiesterase-like (The sequence of the model RefSeq protein was modified relative to this genomic sequence to represent the inferred CDS: deleted 1 base in 1 codon); the encoded protein is MGWSRIVASLCVLLALASGAPSSTRSSLRRLMNPASGPEDLLPSGETGKATLECLECELVVVLLQGEIAAGVSYDALVQESVRICVSQVGMTETFCQGYVPQVVPILYYIFTHNNVSAADFCGMVLSYWGCTTSSPDREWTVSIHGEKPLVAPVELPEPDAPKLKVLHLSDTHMDPLYSPGSNAACPGELCCREESGTAATEEDEAWYWGDYRHCGSPPWMLEDMLAHVRAAHPDLDYVVWTGDVVPHNMWSTSREWNLRLVRETNALVRKWFPDVPVFPAVGNHEMSPLDQYPSPGTVPEELSADWLYQELAARWSELLPSLDNSTVLHAAFYSVLVKPGLRIIAFNSLFGYTPNVWLVQDSQDPAGVLAWLEEELWKAEGAGELVHLLGHVPPGILAAERTWSREYNRIVVRYENVIRGQFFGHTHFDEFEVFHDGERPVGVAYVAPSQTPWYDLNPAYRVYHVDGDRPGTTRLVLDHETYVLNLTEAQASSEAHWERLYSARDAYGMAALTPADWQDLAERMAADRSLFDVYYKHFVSAGDPYMALGCDDQCYQQRLCDVVSSDRNDLDHCLKLLTRMQKGRQQTSGEFEFS